The window AGACCGCCCAATTTTTACAGGAGGTAAGCGAGGATGCGTAAATTTTTGGTGGGGTTAATGATCGTCGTAGCCGTCACCGTGGTTGGCTTGCTGCTGACCCGCGGTCCGGCGCACGAAACGGGGGTCACGGTTGAGCCGGCCACGCAGGGGCCGCGTTTGGCGGTGGAAGTAGTGGAAGTGACCCGGGGCGATCTCCGGGAAACCGTGGCCATTAACGTGACCTTTGCGCCGGAGAGTACGGTTCCGGTGATCCCCAAGACCGGCGGGACGGTGACCCAAGTGTTGGCGGCCACCGGGGACCGGGTGCGCAAGGGTCAGACGCTGTTTTTAATTGACGATACCCCTCTGCAGCTTCAGGTGAAACAGGCGGAGGCGGCCTACGAGATGGCTTGTGCCAATTTGGCCCAAGCCCAGAAGGGCGCGTCGGCGGAAGAATTGAAACAGATTGAATCGGCGGTGGCCCAAGCACGCGCTTCATATAACAACGTGGCGGCCGAATACGCACGCATGGCCGAACTCTACCAAAGGGAGATGATCTCGCGGCAGCAATTGGACGCCATCGCCCTGCAAAAGGAGATTGCCGCTTCCAACCTGACGGCGGCCGAAGCACGCTTGACGGCCGTGCAAAAGGGAGCGACCAAAGAACAACTGGATATGCTTGAGGCCCAGGTCAAGCAGGCAAAAAGCGCTTTGGAGCTGGCGCGGTTACAGTTGAGTTATACCCGGGTGACTGCCCCGATTACGGGGGTCTTGGCCCAGTTCGCGGTGGAAGAAGGGAGCATGGTGGCTCCTTCCGCCCCCGCCGGGGTGATCATTGATGACCGGAAGATGAAGGCCCATGCCCTGGTGCCCGAGAGCTATGTCAATGCTGTAAAGCCGGGGGACCCGATTTTGCTGGAGGCCAAGGCCGTGCCGGGGACCAGCTTTACCGGAACGGTGACCGCCGTGGCACCCCTGGCCGACCAGACGACGCGCCAGTTTCCGGTGGAGATCGCGGTGGCGAATCCATCCAACTTGCTCAAAGCCGGGATGACGGGAACGGCTTATCTGACCATCAACGAGAACCGCAATCAACTGCTGATCCCGGTGGGGACCGTGTTGTACGACGGGGAACAGACTTATGTTTACGTGGTCGAGGGAGGCTATGCGGTGCGGCGTAACATTACCACCGGGCTTACTACTGGCGAAAGCGTGGTGGTGACCGCCGGTCTGGACGAGGGCATGCGGGTGATCAGCAGAGGCCAGCACCAGGTGAAAAACGGAATGGCAGTTGAGGTGAGATAGATGAATTTACCGAGTTTTGCCATTAAACGGCCGGTGACAACGTTCATGATCTTCTTGTTGGTATTGGTCATGGGTGTGGTCTCGATCACCCGGATCAACGTGGAGTTGTTACCGGAGATGACCTTCCCG of the Capillibacterium thermochitinicola genome contains:
- a CDS encoding efflux RND transporter periplasmic adaptor subunit, which gives rise to MRKFLVGLMIVVAVTVVGLLLTRGPAHETGVTVEPATQGPRLAVEVVEVTRGDLRETVAINVTFAPESTVPVIPKTGGTVTQVLAATGDRVRKGQTLFLIDDTPLQLQVKQAEAAYEMACANLAQAQKGASAEELKQIESAVAQARASYNNVAAEYARMAELYQREMISRQQLDAIALQKEIAASNLTAAEARLTAVQKGATKEQLDMLEAQVKQAKSALELARLQLSYTRVTAPITGVLAQFAVEEGSMVAPSAPAGVIIDDRKMKAHALVPESYVNAVKPGDPILLEAKAVPGTSFTGTVTAVAPLADQTTRQFPVEIAVANPSNLLKAGMTGTAYLTINENRNQLLIPVGTVLYDGEQTYVYVVEGGYAVRRNITTGLTTGESVVVTAGLDEGMRVISRGQHQVKNGMAVEVR